The nucleotide window CATGCCTGCATACTGGTTTTTATATAATATGTATGCTATTCAGAGAAACGAAAGAAAATTCGAAGAAAGAGATAAGAGAATCAATAAAGAACAACAACTGGAGTTCAATTGCCTGGCACCGGACACTGCAAACGAAATCTATAAATCATTAGAGCTATTGGAGCTCTTCACTGGAAAAGCATTCTACCGTGACCATGAAATGATCGGCAGCGATACCGAATTTATGATCAAAGGGAAGTCTTTGCTGGAACATAATTCGCCGATAGTAACTAAACTAAATGTCGTTGCCTCCGGTTTTGAAAACTCTAAAAGAGAAGTACAAATCACTAAGGTTCAGCAAGCTTATAATGTTTATAAACGCATGCTTTTGTTTTATGCCGGAAGTGAAATGATCAAATACATTAGTGAAAACAACTACGATAGCTTTTTCGAACAACTCCACAATAACAGGCTCACAGGCTATTTACAGGAGTGGGTTAATGTAGGAGGACAACTTATTGCTAAAGATCAGCTAGATAACCTTCTTGATGGTATAAGAACCGGAAATATTACCGGGTGGGATCATATTCATCAGTTTTACAAAGAACAAGGAAAACAGTACCGTATTCAGAGAATGTTACATGCTTTTTCCCTGTTGATGAAAATTGAAACTGTACCATACGAAAAAATAGATATCAACTATCTTAAAAATCTTTTCCATCAAACTTTAGAAACCAAGAAATGGATTACTCAAAGCGTTTACAGTTCGAAAGAGAAAGACTACAAAAACACTTTCAAGAATATGGTGTATGATACAAAAGAAGAGATGGAAAGCGTATTAGGATCTTTCGAAAACAATACTTTTATTATTCAGCAAAACGAGGAACTAAGTGTGTTTACAGAGCAGGTAAAGACGCTGCTTTAACATCCGTGTAACTATCGATAAACAGCTTTGGCTTTGAACGACCAGGTAATGGTAAATCGGGCTACAAGTTCGCCTGCAAGATTTTTCCCTTCGGAATAAGCGGTCAGAACCTGTGGCTGACCAGTTTCGACAGCTGCTTGAATCATATCCCTGAATGCTTTACCGTCTGTGCAGGTAAATATTGTTACACCCGTAGCTTTCTTAAAATACTCGGCTTCCATCTTTACAACAAGCATCGATACAGCAGGCTTTCTTTTATACACATGCGCCATTGCTAACGCGCCAGTGCTCAATTCGGCTGCCATAGCCAGGCATGCAAAATAAGTGGAACGAAATGGATTTTGACTGAACCATTGAAACGGAACTGTAACCTCGCAGATGTCTTGCGTCAAAGCTCTAAGCCGCACGCCGCTAAAATACGCGGAGGGCAGTTTCCGCAACAGAAAAAATTGAAACCTGGAAGAATTGGCTAACAGAATAAATTCATTTGCGGTTTCCATAGCTTTATCGATTCTTATAAAGTTAATACATAAAGCATAAAAAAACGCCACCGGCACATCCGGTGACGTTTTTTATTTCACTTCAACAATATTATAATTTCCATTCAAACGGTATGATCAAACGGGCTGTAAAATTTCTGCCCATATTAAATACACCCATTCTTCCTGTAACCGGGTTTGCATCTGTATATTTTAACCGGCTCAGGTGACTTTGGTATCCCACATCACCTATATTCTGCAACCCTATATTAAAAGTAAATCGCTTTTTGTTTGCAATTTTAACATCCGCGCCCAAACCGGCGTTGAATAAAACATAACCTTTTGTAGCCGTCTCAGTTTCATAGCCGGCAAAAAAATCGTTCTGCGCCGCAACAGCATTCATTTCTACCTTTACATATAAGCTGGAAAATAGCTTTAAAATATCAGTAAACTCTCCCCTCAGTTCGGTTAATACACTTGCCGGGGCAATAAGCGGCAAATTATCAGATCCGTCCACCGGTTCAACAAATTTTCCTCTTACAAAGCTGAACGTGTTCTCAAAATGAAGCCAATCCAACGGATGCGGATGTACATCAAAACGGGCTTCAATGCCCATCAGCCTTGCGTTCTGCTGGTTGAACTGAAAAGTTGGGATTCCATTGGTTAATGAATCTGTTTCGTCAGCCCCCAATAACCGGTTATAAAAAATATAATTACTAATATGATTAAAGTAGGGCGATACACTTATATCGATGTGATTGGTAGTGATCTCGATCCCTGCATCTACAGCAGTTGATATTTCACTTTTAAGATCCCGCTCGCCTATTTCATAGCGATTCGTTCCCTCATGGGCACCGTTAGCTGCCAGTTCTGATAAATTGGGCGCTCTGAATCCCCTGGCTATATTAGCTTTCAGAGAAACGTGATCGCTAATAGCGTGTGTGGCGCCCAGGCTGGCCGAAATATTGGAAAAGGTTTTAGAAAATGCCCCGAACTTTTCAGTGCCTTCTTCATCATTCATCGCTTTACTATTAATACTTCTGGTATCATAACGCAGCCCTCCGCTAAGGGTGGTTTGATTCCAGGTTTTAGAAGCAACGCCATATATACCGAAATCAAACAAACCATAGTCCGGAATGATTGCTTCAGCTGCCTTATTTTGATTTTGCTGCCTCATTCCATTTACACCCAAACTACTCTTCCAGTTATTCCATTCCGGAATATGATACGCGATATTATAATTGATCGTCTTTAAATCGAAATAAGCGGACGGTCCCCCCGGTTCCTCATGGTCATGTTCATGTTCATGATCCTGCTCGTCTTCATGTTCTTCCTCACCGTGATGTTCCTCACCATGATCATGGCCAAACTCCCTGCGTTGATTGCGCTGAAAACCAGCCAACGCTGTAATTCTCCCGCCATTTGCCAGTGAAAAACTATTATCTAACGCAATCTTGAAATGTTGCACCCGCTGGTTAGGATCCAAAGGAGTTCGGCCTTTTGCAGTATTATTGTCTGGCACCGCATCATCATAAACAAACTGACCGGCTTCATTGCGCTCCCCTTCTACCATTCCCATGTGTTGATCAAAACGAGAAATAATAAGGTGCGAAAATCCCCAACGCTTATTGATGCCAATATAACCGCCAAAATTCTTTTCGTTAAACCGGCTGTTTAATACATTGCCGTCAAATTTGTTATGATAGTCGCCGGCTGTTTTAATGCTACCATAAGCATTCCAGTTCAAACCGTTGACATTGCCTGCTACATTTGCATATTGACCAAACATACGATTATTGGCATTTACAGTTGACTGTACGTTCGCCTGTATCGTGCTATTAGCGATGGGGGTATTGGTCAGTATATTAATCACGCCTCCAATGGCATCACTACCATACATCAGCGAAGCAGGTCCCCGTAAAATTTCAATCTTTTGTACACTGTACTCGTCTACTTCAAGTCCATGTTCATCACCCCATTGCTGGCCTTCCTGTCTTATACCGTCATTTATGGTTACCACACGATTATAACCAAGCCCCCGGATAAAGGGCTTTGCTATTGCAGGCCCTGTAGTGACAACAGAAACGCCCGCCTCCTTCGCCACTATATCCAGAAGATTATTACCTACAGACTGTTGAATCTCTTTTTTAGATAGAATAGATACCTGTACAGGTGTATACTTTAAACGCGTTGCAGCAGAAACCCCGGTAACAGTAACATTTTCGTTTTCAACCACCGAACGGGAAAGAGAAAAGTTTTGAGTGGTTTGACTCTGCACCGTTATAGTCTCAACTTTGGACTTATAGCCTACATAAGATACCTGTATTGTTAATCGTCCTCTGGGGAGGCTGTTGAATTCATACCGGCCTTCTGCATCGGTTGTCGTGGTCAACCGGAGATCGGGTATAGAAATAGTGGCGCCGGCCAATGGCGTCTGCGAGGTAACATCTGTTACAACACCTGACAAACCGGCTTTCTCGTCGTTTGCCCACAAAACATGAGTTGACAGTAAAAAAAGTATAGAAAGAAAACATTTGAATTGCATAACCTGAAATATTTGGATACATGTAAACAGGAGGTCTACACATTAATGTACGGAGCTGAAACAGCCCACTCTTTGAAGTTGATGGAAAGAAAAAATAAACCGACGTTACAATCAGGTTAAAGCAGGAGGGCCGCGGTGTTGTTTGTGTTCAGGTTGCAGCTGCACCCAATCAGTTACAGGAATCTCAATATAGCAGGGAAGAAAAATATCAGGACTTACAGAATAGCTTTCCCGGGGTTCTAAAAAAGGTGAAAGTACCTCTACGTTTACAAATCCACAATTAAACTTATAAGTGGTAAGCTGAACTTTTCCGGTGTGATGGTTTAAGCAGGAATAATCGGTATGATTAGTAAAAAGTTCATGAAAGTATAGCTTAGGGGTAACGCCTGTTGCGAAAGCCAGCAACAAGGCTACAGCTAAAACCTGTTTTATACGGAATACTCTTTGCAAAATTGAAACTATGTTGCAAAGATAGTGCTTTCAGGAAAATAAATAGTGCAAGTAAAAGCTACTGTAGTGAGTCGAAGGCACTACTCAACTTTCAGGTTCAGCACAATATTGTCTTCTAATATACCTTCGAGTTCATCGCCGGGAAGTGTTTCTCCAACACCTGATGGTGTACCGGTGAAAATGACGTCTCCAAT belongs to Niabella yanshanensis and includes:
- a CDS encoding DUF4442 domain-containing protein gives rise to the protein METANEFILLANSSRFQFFLLRKLPSAYFSGVRLRALTQDICEVTVPFQWFSQNPFRSTYFACLAMAAELSTGALAMAHVYKRKPAVSMLVVKMEAEYFKKATGVTIFTCTDGKAFRDMIQAAVETGQPQVLTAYSEGKNLAGELVARFTITWSFKAKAVYR
- a CDS encoding TonB-dependent receptor, producing the protein MQFKCFLSILFLLSTHVLWANDEKAGLSGVVTDVTSQTPLAGATISIPDLRLTTTTDAEGRYEFNSLPRGRLTIQVSYVGYKSKVETITVQSQTTQNFSLSRSVVENENVTVTGVSAATRLKYTPVQVSILSKKEIQQSVGNNLLDIVAKEAGVSVVTTGPAIAKPFIRGLGYNRVVTINDGIRQEGQQWGDEHGLEVDEYSVQKIEILRGPASLMYGSDAIGGVINILTNTPIANSTIQANVQSTVNANNRMFGQYANVAGNVNGLNWNAYGSIKTAGDYHNKFDGNVLNSRFNEKNFGGYIGINKRWGFSHLIISRFDQHMGMVEGERNEAGQFVYDDAVPDNNTAKGRTPLDPNQRVQHFKIALDNSFSLANGGRITALAGFQRNQRREFGHDHGEEHHGEEEHEDEQDHEHEHDHEEPGGPSAYFDLKTINYNIAYHIPEWNNWKSSLGVNGMRQQNQNKAAEAIIPDYGLFDFGIYGVASKTWNQTTLSGGLRYDTRSINSKAMNDEEGTEKFGAFSKTFSNISASLGATHAISDHVSLKANIARGFRAPNLSELAANGAHEGTNRYEIGERDLKSEISTAVDAGIEITTNHIDISVSPYFNHISNYIFYNRLLGADETDSLTNGIPTFQFNQQNARLMGIEARFDVHPHPLDWLHFENTFSFVRGKFVEPVDGSDNLPLIAPASVLTELRGEFTDILKLFSSLYVKVEMNAVAAQNDFFAGYETETATKGYVLFNAGLGADVKIANKKRFTFNIGLQNIGDVGYQSHLSRLKYTDANPVTGRMGVFNMGRNFTARLIIPFEWKL